The Mytilus edulis chromosome 4, xbMytEdul2.2, whole genome shotgun sequence nucleotide sequence AGCTGAATACATAcagaatatagatataagaagatgtagtatgagtgccaatgagacaattctccatccaaatcacaatttgtaaaagtaaactacaTGGAATATACTTGTTACCttataaattttaatcatttctGGTTTTTCGATGGTACCGTTGCCATCAATGTCAAATAAATCGAACACCCAATTCAGTTTTTCCACTGGATCTGCAGTACATTCATGGTTCAAGAAtaataaaaattctttaaaatctATTTTTCCACTTTTATCTCTATCTGCAGCACGAAAATAGTTATCAGCAAAGTCGGAACTACTTTCTTTGTAACACCCTTTCAAAAATTCTTTAAAAGCTTCAAGCTTCATATTTCCATCCGGATTGATTTTCTGAAACGAGCCGGGTACAAATCATGTaatagtagttatcaaaggtaccaggattataaaagaTACACATAATTGAAGAAGGGACAGCTGGCAAAAGAAGTCGCTAATTTTCATCCAGCTATATTTTCACTTGTCAAGTGCCTAAACAAATACTTAAATTTTGTTGTAGTTAGAAAATTATTTTCAGATGTTTCTGATTGCTGGTTTAATCCAAAAAGTCTCTCTCATTCATTTAGAACACTACATGTATGTTGACTAATGTTTTACAACTAGTAACATCAATTTCTCAATTACTGTTACAGACTAGCCTACCATCACCTGTAATGCTTagaaaaatgataaattaaattGCATTCTATTTCTCCATCCTAAAGAGTCTCAATGCAGACGAGTGTTTAactaaattaaatgttttaataacatGACTTTTGTATAATATATCAGAATTATCGGACATTGATATAGTCATTTCCATTTTTCAGAATCTCACTTTTTTATAcatcaattgaaagaaaattcaaatcaaattaatatgtaaattagctgatcttttaaaaaataattcgaTCTTCTATTTATCGttgcaaaaatttaaattacatttgAATACTCATAatatgttatacatttgtacatgtattttatgaaaCTATTCACCATGAATTCTTTATAAAACTCCATAATATCTGGTTTCTGGAAATCTGTATGTTTTTCTAGATATTCAAAGTCTTTTTCCGGTATATGTTTTCTCATTTGGTTCCCCATTTTTACCTATGATAAAAATGCAACAAGACAAATAATATATTGTATTAGTTAATGCACTTGATTACAGTTTGTAACAGCTTGTCGAACATGTTGCAGCCCACAAATCAGCTAAAGAATTAAGGGACATTTCAACTTTTGCATACATGAAGTCTGACCAGGATTGATACTTTTAAGCATTCACATTaaataatatttcttaatataaataaacaataaattgcaaaaatgtctccaaatttgcagatttgtaATGGGATTctgcaatccaagatggcggtataccataaATCTACTTTAGTTTTGAAGATCTGTATCTGTTTCCAACTTCTGTATACGCCTCAGATTCCTTATGGCTAAGATGTTTCGTTTGTTAGTTCTCGTCcaattatttgataataaaaactGCTTTATTTCACGTCTCAATCAAGTTAACAACCTGTCTTTAGTTGTAATGGCATTGGTGGTTGTTATACACACTTTGTTCAGAAGATGTTTGTCCTATAATTTGACATTTTACCTAAGGTATCGATTC carries:
- the LOC139520578 gene encoding neuronal calcium sensor 2-like translates to MGNQMRKHIPEKDFEYLEKHTDFQKPDIMEFYKEFMKINPDGNMKLEAFKEFLKGCYKESSSDFADNYFRAADRDKSGKIDFKEFLLFLNHECTADPVEKLNWVFDLFDIDGNGTIEKPEMIKIYKTVLALRKKRSKYDTTPEQIAEKMFEICDKNVDDKLTKVEFITTFMEDPVLYAIFCGTMTEEDDEDT